One region of Eupeodes corollae chromosome 1, idEupCoro1.1, whole genome shotgun sequence genomic DNA includes:
- the LOC129941113 gene encoding protein I'm not dead yet-like: MSSEDHTSTKGCFNIFSYHYEGLLIIGPPILFSPVMLMSDEVANRCMYLLMVMAVYWIFEVIPLGVTSMLPIVAFPLMDIMPTGDACRLYFRDTLVMFVTSIMVATAIEYSKLHIRLALRVLQIVGCSPRRLHFGLCAVTTFLSVWIANSACTAMMCPIIYAVLDELASQGLIKQYDEADADLPKAERRPSKIGNCFYLSVSYASSIGGIGSLIGTPTNLAFKGIYDSRFPNATEKLDFGIYLVYAFPFVIVGSLLMYLVLEMAFMGMFRPNSQAAKEIEVGKEGAEIGRKVIDGKYDELGPITIHEISIAILFVLLIMLYIGRKPGFMEGWGSLFENPSIKNSAPTVMILMIIFSFPANYKFLKFWKEESLEKTPALLTWQFIVPKVPWGLIFLVGGGATLAEGSKVSGMATKLGTSLSVLDFLPPSILLLVVVTAAVLITNFSANVAIANITVPVLAEMAVAMKIHPLYLIFPVGMACSMAFMLPVGTPPNALVQGYANIETKNMAIGGLYASITTILTIWALAQTWGVFVYPNTKKYPDWADIETNATRSLDIWDEV, encoded by the exons ATGAG TTCTGAAGACCATACTTCTACAAAAggatgttttaacatttttagttaTCATTATGAGGGGCTATTGATAATAGGACCACCAATATTATTTTCGCCCGTTATGCTTATGAGCGACGAAGTT GCAAATCGTTGCATGTACCTTTTGATGGTCATGGCTGTCTATTGGATTTTTGAAGTAATTCCTCTTGGAGTAACATCTATGCTTCCAATAGTTGCATTTCCTTTGATGGACATTATG CCAACCGGAGATGCATGTCGACTTTACTTTAGAGACACACTGGTTATGTTTGTTACCAGTATTATGGTTGCTACTGCTATAGAatattcaaaacttcatatacgTTTGGCTCTTAGGGTCCTACAAATTGTTGGTTGTAGTCCTAGAAG actTCATTTTGGCTTATGTGCTGTAACTACGTTCTTGTCAGTTTGGATAGCTAACTCAGCTTGTACCGCTATGATGTGTCCAATTATTTATGCTGTTTTGGATGAATTGGCATCA caAGGATTGATTAAACAATATGATGAGGCCGATGCAGATCTTCCCAAAGCAGA GAGACGACCGTCAAAGATTgggaattgtttttatttaagtgttTCTTATGCATCTTCAATTGGAGGCATTGGATCACTCATTGGAACTCCTACAAATCTAGCTTTTAAAGGAATCTATGATAG tCGATTTCCAAATGCGACAGAAAAATTGGACTTCGGGATTTATCTAGTTTACGCATTTCCCTTTGTGATTGTGGGTTCTTTGTTAATGTATTTGGTCTTAGAAATGGCATTTATGGGGATGTTTAG ACCAAATAGCCAAGCAGCTAAAGAAATTGAAGTCGGTAAGGAAGGTGCAGAAATCGGTAGGAAAGTAATTGATGGAAAATATGATGAACTTGGACCAATTACAATACACGAAATTAGtattgcaattttatttgtgttactTATTATGCTATACATTGGACGAAAACCTGGATTTATGGAAGGATGGGGGAGTCTTTTTGAAAATCC ttcaattaaaaattcagCTCCAACTGTTATGATcttaatgattattttttctttccctgcaaattataaatttcttaaattttggaaag aGGAATCACTTGAAAAAACTCCAGCTCTGTTAACATGGCAATTTATTGTACCCAAAGTACCATGGGGATTGATTTTTCTTGTTG GTGGTGGTGCAACACTGGCAGAAGGAAGTAAAGTCTCTGGAATGGCAACTAAATTAGGAACATCTCTTTCTGTATTGGATTTTCTTCCGCCATCAATTTTACTTTTGGTAGTAGTAACAGCAGCAGTTTTGATAACAAACTTTAGTGCAAATGTTGCAATTGCAAATATAACTGTTCCCGTTTTGGCTGAAATG GCAGTTGCAATGAAAATTCAtccattgtatttaatttttccgGTTGGAATGGCTTGCAGTATGGCATTTATGTTACCCGTTGGTACACCGCCTAATGCTCTAGTACAAGGATATGCAAAcatcgaaacaaaaaatatg GCAATTGGTGGGCTATACGCATCAATAACAACTATTTTAACAATATGGGCTCTGGCACAAACCTGGGGTGTTTTCGTCTACCCAAATACTAAGAAATATCCTGATTGGGCAGATATTGAAACTAACGCAACACGATCCTTGGATATCTGGGATGAAGTTTAA